The following proteins come from a genomic window of Nocardioides albertanoniae:
- the cysD gene encoding sulfate adenylyltransferase subunit CysD: protein MTATHADYRLSQLDQLEAESIHIFREAAAEFEKPVLMFSGGKDSIVMLRLAEKAFFPAKIPFPVLQIDNGLDFPEVAETRDRWVSRLGVRLVIASIDDAIARGIVVEDGKTSRNRLQTPTLLNAIEENGFTAAFGGGRRDEEKARAKERVYSHRDEFGQWDPKNQRPELWSLYNGRLHEGEHMRVFPISNWTELDIWDYIGREGIEIPSVYFAHKRRVFERDGMLLTETPHNPLREGEVVTERTVRYRTCGDMTMTGCVESTASTIEQIIDEVASARVTERGATRGDDRFSEAAMEDRKKEGYF from the coding sequence ATGACTGCTACACACGCCGACTACCGGCTCAGCCAGCTCGACCAGCTGGAAGCCGAGTCGATCCACATCTTCCGCGAGGCCGCGGCAGAGTTCGAGAAGCCCGTCCTGATGTTCTCGGGCGGCAAGGACAGCATCGTGATGCTGCGCCTGGCGGAGAAGGCCTTCTTCCCGGCCAAGATCCCGTTCCCGGTGCTCCAGATCGACAACGGGCTCGACTTCCCCGAGGTCGCCGAGACGCGCGACCGCTGGGTCAGCCGCCTGGGCGTACGCCTGGTGATCGCGAGCATCGATGACGCCATCGCGCGCGGCATCGTCGTCGAGGACGGCAAGACCTCGCGCAACCGGCTGCAGACGCCGACGCTGCTCAACGCCATCGAGGAGAACGGCTTCACCGCCGCCTTCGGCGGTGGTCGCCGCGACGAGGAGAAGGCCCGCGCCAAGGAGCGCGTCTACTCCCACCGCGACGAGTTCGGTCAGTGGGACCCGAAGAACCAGCGTCCCGAGCTCTGGTCGCTCTACAACGGCCGCCTCCACGAGGGCGAGCACATGCGGGTCTTCCCGATCTCCAACTGGACCGAGCTCGACATCTGGGACTACATCGGCCGCGAGGGCATCGAGATCCCCTCGGTCTACTTCGCCCACAAGCGTCGCGTCTTCGAGCGCGACGGCATGCTGCTCACCGAGACCCCGCACAACCCGCTGCGCGAGGGCGAGGTCGTCACCGAGCGCACCGTCCGCTACCGCACCTGCGGAGACATGACCATGACCGGCTGTGTCGAGAGCACTGCGTCGACCATCGAGCAGATCATCGACGAGGTCGCCTCGGCGCGCGTCACCGAGCGCGGCGCCACCCGTGGCGACGACCGGTTCTCCGAGGCAGCCATGGAAGACCGCAAGAAGGAGGGCTACTTCTGA
- a CDS encoding IclR family transcriptional regulator domain-containing protein has protein sequence MAEHVAVRGTAESSDRDVVQSLARGLAVVRTFDAGHPALSLDQAAERAGISRSAVRRLLLTLIEAGLVTFDGHLYRLTPRLLDLGYAQQSRLSLAEVAEPHCASLSSELGRTVSMATRDGAEAVYLVRVGAPRLMSISVHVGTRLPAHHLAIGRVQLAWLPEAELAGFLGSATFLDNPGRTPRTADELRAELAATRERGWCHVADELEAGLSAVAAPVRDRTGQVVGAVNVSSRSDGRPDVRDLLETVPDLLRTAESIGADVHHSHLW, from the coding sequence ATGGCGGAACATGTTGCGGTTCGGGGAACGGCGGAGTCCTCTGACCGTGATGTCGTCCAGTCCCTCGCGCGCGGGCTGGCCGTGGTGCGCACCTTCGACGCCGGACACCCGGCGCTGAGCCTGGACCAGGCCGCAGAACGCGCCGGGATCAGCCGCTCCGCCGTACGTCGCCTGCTGCTGACCCTCATCGAGGCGGGGCTGGTGACCTTCGACGGCCATCTCTACCGGCTGACCCCGCGACTGCTCGACCTCGGATACGCACAGCAGTCCCGTCTGAGCCTCGCCGAGGTCGCCGAGCCACACTGCGCGAGCCTCTCCTCCGAGCTGGGCCGGACGGTCTCGATGGCGACGCGCGACGGCGCCGAGGCGGTCTATCTGGTCCGCGTCGGCGCGCCGCGGCTGATGTCGATCTCGGTCCACGTCGGAACGCGCCTGCCCGCCCACCATCTGGCGATCGGCCGCGTCCAGCTGGCGTGGCTCCCCGAGGCAGAGCTGGCAGGCTTCCTCGGCTCGGCCACCTTTCTCGACAACCCCGGTCGCACGCCGCGCACCGCCGACGAGCTCCGCGCCGAGCTGGCGGCGACGCGCGAACGCGGCTGGTGCCACGTGGCCGATGAGCTCGAGGCCGGGCTCAGCGCGGTCGCCGCGCCGGTGCGAGACCGCACCGGCCAGGTCGTCGGCGCGGTCAACGTATCGAGCCGTTCCGACGGCCGCCCGGACGTACGCGACCTCCTCGAGACCGTCCCGGATCTGCTCCGCACCGCGGAGAGCATCGGTGCCGACGTGCACCACAGTCATCTGTGGTGA
- a CDS encoding MFS transporter, which yields MPATTHDDVATERRGEVALWAGLALCMAVGPLMLYTLTAVSPLIIEDLGLSPAQYGAIAAITFISAALGALLLAAPSSRYGARAVMVAVSIGAGAGLALLAVADSYPVILAAALVSGLAQALSNPATNRIVAGLPADRRGALIGWKQSGVQMAQLAAGLAAPAIALLVGWRWAAVAGLLVAVAGVVSALRIRPHAPAPADGAGSAERPQASVSTLTAYTFFMGFGLQATNAYLPLFAHRRLAFDIGTAGLTAAVVGCVGLASRIWWARTSDRVGLRSTTLLTLAAGSALGVVLCVLAMWLGGWLVWLGAGVFGAAALASNAVTMVALVRSVPAASLGSATGLLVTGMYAGFATGPLGFGLVLDHGAGFGIAWLLPLCAFGVAALIGLRSALTRPVRIS from the coding sequence ATGCCGGCCACCACACACGACGACGTCGCCACCGAGCGACGCGGCGAGGTCGCGCTCTGGGCCGGGCTTGCGCTCTGTATGGCCGTCGGCCCGCTGATGCTCTATACGCTCACCGCCGTCTCGCCGCTGATCATCGAAGACCTCGGCCTGAGCCCGGCGCAGTACGGCGCGATCGCGGCCATCACCTTCATCTCCGCGGCTCTCGGCGCGCTCCTGCTCGCGGCCCCGAGCAGCCGCTATGGCGCTCGCGCCGTCATGGTCGCCGTCTCGATCGGGGCCGGCGCCGGTCTGGCGCTGCTCGCCGTCGCCGACTCCTACCCCGTGATCCTGGCCGCCGCGCTGGTCAGCGGTCTGGCGCAGGCGCTCTCCAACCCGGCCACCAACCGCATCGTCGCCGGTCTCCCCGCCGATCGCCGGGGCGCTCTGATCGGCTGGAAACAGTCGGGGGTCCAGATGGCGCAGCTGGCTGCCGGGCTCGCCGCTCCGGCGATCGCGCTGCTCGTGGGCTGGCGCTGGGCCGCGGTGGCCGGCCTCTTGGTCGCGGTTGCCGGTGTCGTCAGTGCCCTGCGGATCCGGCCGCACGCGCCTGCCCCGGCCGACGGCGCCGGCTCGGCGGAACGGCCCCAGGCGTCGGTGAGCACGCTGACGGCGTACACGTTCTTCATGGGGTTCGGTCTGCAGGCGACCAACGCCTACCTCCCGCTCTTCGCCCACCGCCGCCTCGCCTTCGACATCGGCACCGCCGGTCTCACCGCGGCCGTCGTCGGTTGCGTCGGGCTGGCCAGCCGGATCTGGTGGGCGCGTACGTCGGACCGCGTCGGCCTCCGCTCGACCACCTTGCTCACCCTCGCCGCCGGATCCGCGCTCGGTGTGGTCCTCTGCGTGCTGGCGATGTGGCTCGGCGGCTGGCTGGTCTGGCTCGGCGCGGGCGTCTTCGGTGCCGCCGCGCTCGCCTCCAACGCCGTGACCATGGTGGCCCTCGTGCGCAGCGTGCCGGCCGCCTCGCTCGGCTCGGCCACCGGCCTGCTCGTCACCGGCATGTACGCCGGTTTTGCGACCGGTCCGCTCGGGTTCGGCCTGGTTCTCGACCATGGTGCCGGCTTCGGCATCGCGTGGTTGCTCCCGCTGTGCGCCTTCGGTGTCGCTGCGCTGATCGGCCTTCGCTCTGCTCTCACCCGTCCCGTACGCATCTCCTGA